A genomic region of Lysinibacillus sp. 2017 contains the following coding sequences:
- a CDS encoding alanine racemase — translation MDIYNEVFSSIERPFAWVDFNALKKNIDFVNQACGNKRVRIATKSVRSVSMLQYIAKELHHFAGYMTFTASESNYLLEQGLDQLLIGYPVYEELSIAKLAEWVKKGKSVTFMIDSIEQAELLNDIAKQEQVKLTICIDLNVSTDYRFLYFGTKRSPISTFEKLSTLLTKLEACSHLVIEGVMGYDAQIAGVADVSKQLLGAKGALIRTLKKQSLKKITSFRQFAVAHVKSLHDLKFVNAGGSGSMELSSLQRDVTEITVGSAFYAPALFDGYDSLQLQPAAGFALRVTRKFAPTIAVCHGGGYIASGAVGLDRLPTFLEKNRFAFLPLEGAGEVQTPIEVKSGQVEIGDTIYMRHAKAGELCERFLVLHAIKDGQYIGPIRTYRGDGQCFL, via the coding sequence ATGGATATTTACAATGAAGTATTTTCATCGATTGAACGACCGTTTGCTTGGGTTGACTTTAATGCGTTAAAGAAAAATATCGATTTTGTCAATCAAGCATGTGGAAACAAAAGAGTTCGCATTGCCACAAAATCAGTGAGGTCCGTATCTATGTTGCAATACATAGCAAAGGAGCTGCATCATTTCGCAGGCTATATGACGTTTACTGCAAGTGAGTCGAACTATTTACTAGAACAAGGACTCGATCAACTATTAATAGGCTACCCCGTTTATGAAGAACTATCCATTGCAAAACTTGCTGAGTGGGTAAAAAAAGGGAAATCTGTCACGTTTATGATTGATTCTATAGAGCAGGCAGAGCTATTAAATGATATAGCAAAGCAAGAACAAGTGAAGTTAACTATTTGTATCGATCTGAATGTTTCGACGGATTATCGTTTCCTGTATTTTGGAACGAAGCGTTCACCAATTTCAACATTTGAAAAGTTATCTACTTTATTAACCAAATTAGAAGCTTGTTCACATCTTGTTATTGAAGGCGTGATGGGTTATGATGCGCAAATTGCAGGGGTGGCTGATGTTTCAAAGCAGTTACTTGGGGCAAAGGGAGCTTTAATTCGTACTTTGAAAAAGCAATCTTTAAAAAAAATTACATCGTTTCGTCAATTTGCAGTCGCACATGTGAAAAGTCTGCATGATTTGAAGTTTGTAAATGCAGGTGGGTCTGGCAGTATGGAGCTTTCCTCGTTGCAACGAGACGTCACGGAAATCACAGTGGGCTCTGCTTTTTATGCACCAGCTTTATTTGATGGTTATGATAGCTTGCAACTACAACCTGCTGCTGGGTTTGCATTAAGAGTCACTCGAAAATTTGCACCTACTATTGCCGTTTGTCATGGTGGAGGCTACATTGCATCAGGGGCGGTAGGACTTGATCGTTTACCAACATTCTTAGAAAAAAATCGATTTGCGTTTTTACCATTAGAAGGAGCAGGGGAAGTACAAACGCCGATTGAAGTAAAAAGTGGTCAAGTGGAAATTGGCGATACAATCTATATGAGGCATGCAAAAGCTGGGGAGCTATGTGAGCGATTTTTAGTTTTACATGCAATAAAGGACGGTCAATATATCGGACCAATTCGAACTTATCGGGGGGATGGGCAATGTTTTCTATGA
- a CDS encoding D-arabinono-1,4-lactone oxidase, whose translation MFSMKNWEEGQKWTNWSESYLAYPSRFFAPHTVEEVCQIVKEQALLNRTIRVTGAAHSFSPVAMPEQTALTLHHLRGLISIDKEAHTATFYAGTYLYEVGPILAEYGLALINMGDIQQQTLAGAISTGTHGTGITLGSFASMVTRWGIVTGEGDYLEHDRGEDALTEALHVSVGMLGILVKVTIQVIPLYSLAYTSERHDFHSEIQNFQQTIRENRNVEWFYFPGSNQIQVKKMKQVAPQQQPKIQKIIDQAKNQALENGLFYVASELCKRKPSLSLAVSRIASNLVGGEARTGISYEIYPSPRNVKFVETEYAISIDQFEACMEEVHAMFLRKEFDVHFPIEVRTTAGEMGYLSPTQGLESTFLAFHMYKGMNESPYFNWIRNMMVKYDGRPHWGKMNNYDDQNIEQFYPNAAKFNEQRKQLDPYNVFLTTYFKNIFDK comes from the coding sequence ATGTTTTCTATGAAAAATTGGGAAGAAGGACAAAAATGGACGAACTGGTCAGAAAGCTATTTGGCGTACCCAAGTCGATTTTTTGCACCTCATACTGTAGAAGAAGTATGCCAAATAGTGAAGGAACAGGCGCTATTAAATCGTACAATCCGCGTAACGGGAGCTGCACATTCATTTAGCCCGGTAGCAATGCCAGAACAAACAGCATTGACACTTCATCATTTGCGCGGACTCATCTCTATTGATAAAGAAGCGCATACTGCTACATTTTATGCAGGAACGTATTTGTATGAAGTAGGGCCGATTCTAGCGGAGTATGGCTTAGCCCTTATTAATATGGGGGATATTCAACAGCAAACTTTAGCAGGGGCGATTTCTACAGGAACACATGGTACAGGCATCACGCTTGGTTCGTTTGCTTCCATGGTAACACGTTGGGGGATTGTCACGGGTGAAGGAGACTACTTAGAACATGACCGTGGTGAGGATGCCTTAACGGAAGCATTGCATGTTTCGGTGGGTATGCTAGGTATTTTAGTTAAGGTGACGATTCAAGTTATTCCTTTATACAGCTTAGCGTATACATCGGAACGACATGACTTTCATTCGGAAATTCAAAATTTCCAACAAACGATTCGCGAAAATCGAAACGTCGAATGGTTTTACTTCCCAGGTAGTAATCAAATTCAAGTGAAAAAAATGAAACAAGTCGCGCCACAGCAACAACCTAAAATTCAAAAAATAATCGATCAAGCTAAAAATCAGGCACTTGAGAATGGCTTGTTTTATGTGGCGTCAGAACTTTGTAAGCGTAAACCATCCCTTAGTTTGGCGGTTAGTCGAATCGCATCAAATTTAGTTGGAGGGGAAGCACGTACAGGAATTAGTTATGAAATTTATCCATCTCCACGAAATGTAAAGTTTGTTGAAACGGAATACGCTATTTCAATTGATCAGTTTGAAGCTTGTATGGAGGAAGTGCATGCGATGTTTTTAAGAAAAGAATTTGATGTGCATTTCCCGATTGAAGTTCGTACGACAGCAGGGGAAATGGGCTATTTAAGTCCCACACAAGGTCTGGAAAGTACGTTTTTGGCATTTCATATGTATAAAGGAATGAATGAGTCACCCTATTTTAATTGGATACGTAACATGATGGTGAAATATGATGGGCGTCCGCACTGGGGGAAAATGAATAATTATGATGATCAAAATATCGAACAGTTTTATCCGAATGCTGCGAAATTCAATGAACAAAGAAAACAGCTAGATCCGTATAATGTGTTTTTAACAACATATTTCAAAAATATTTTTGACAAGTGA